A genome region from Coprococcus phoceensis includes the following:
- a CDS encoding TIGR03915 family putative DNA repair protein — protein MKQIFVCNDTITGIFSAIYDAWKIVLSSGETGIALKGMMNQELFCEYTESVESEKKAIAVENMIKKNLGMEVYRNIYYAILAEDAKKANAVLGMMQEARRIHDKRKIMEHLSHKQVRKVFELKRTVENEAHCFQEFIRFSELESGVLFSKIAPKNQVLTCIADHFANRLPLENWMIYDETHQMFLIHRKQQNWFLVWNEKLNKEKINRVSYAENTYSELWKGFFENISIEERESYQRQRQHLPIRFRGNMVEFVQ, from the coding sequence ATGAAGCAGATTTTTGTATGCAATGATACGATTACAGGAATTTTTTCGGCAATTTACGATGCGTGGAAGATTGTACTCTCTTCCGGAGAGACTGGGATTGCGCTGAAAGGGATGATGAACCAGGAACTTTTTTGTGAATACACTGAAAGTGTGGAGAGTGAGAAAAAGGCAATTGCAGTGGAGAATATGATAAAAAAGAATCTGGGGATGGAGGTGTACCGGAATATTTATTATGCAATATTGGCAGAGGATGCAAAGAAGGCGAATGCAGTTCTTGGAATGATGCAGGAGGCGAGGCGAATACACGATAAAAGGAAGATTATGGAGCATTTGTCGCATAAGCAGGTTAGAAAAGTGTTCGAGCTAAAGAGAACAGTGGAGAATGAAGCACACTGTTTTCAGGAATTTATCCGTTTTTCTGAGTTGGAGAGTGGAGTGCTTTTTTCGAAAATTGCACCTAAAAATCAAGTGCTTACATGCATCGCAGATCATTTTGCAAATCGTTTGCCGTTAGAAAACTGGATGATCTATGATGAGACCCACCAGATGTTTCTGATACATCGCAAACAGCAGAATTGGTTTCTTGTTTGGAATGAAAAATTGAATAAAGAAAAGATAAACAGGGTATCCTATGCAGAGAACACGTACTCCGAACTTTGGAAGGGCTTCTTTGAAAATATATCAATAGAAGAAAGAGAGAGTTACCAGAGACAGAGACAGCATTTACCGATTCGGTTTCGTGGAAATATGGTTGAATTTGTACAATAA
- a CDS encoding HPr family phosphocarrier protein, protein MKGVITVDKKFQIRLSATEDVKEFVRAAGQCDFDIDVFYNRVVIDAKSILGVLSLDLTQPLTVQYGGQNDNFEKTLRKFAA, encoded by the coding sequence ATGAAAGGAGTGATCACAGTGGACAAGAAGTTTCAAATAAGACTATCTGCTACCGAAGATGTAAAAGAATTTGTAAGAGCAGCTGGGCAGTGCGACTTTGACATCGATGTATTTTATAACCGTGTGGTAATTGATGCTAAATCTATTCTAGGAGTTCTAAGCTTAGATTTGACTCAGCCTCTGACTGTTCAGTATGGTGGACAGAATGATAATTTTGAAAAGACATTAAGAAAATTTGCAGCATAG
- a CDS encoding putative DNA modification/repair radical SAM protein, which translates to MKITEQMSLLEKLNILSDAAKYDVACTSSGVDRQNAGNGIGNCAKAGICHSFSADGRCISLLKILFTNECIYDCKYCINRSSNDVRRASFTPDEVCTLTIEFYRRNYIEGLFLSSGILHSPNYTMQLIYETLYKLRTEFHFQGYIHVKAIPGADQELIQRTGFLADRMSVNLELPTAEGLKKLAPHKNRKNILAPMRLVQSKMAENQNEVAVYRNAPRFVPAGQSTQMIIGATPETDFQIINVAESLYKKFELKRVFYSAFIHVNEDEHLPARTGDGPPLLREHRLYQADWLLRYYGFEAKELLSEKNPNFNVLVDPKCNWALEHLECFPVEVNRADYHMLLRVPGIGYKSAGRIVKARRMGTLDFTDLKKMGVVLKRALYFLTCNGKMMYPTKIEQDYILRNLLHVGEKLPLTVEQMNYRQLSLFDDVSFGSERAKQNRVDKVFR; encoded by the coding sequence ATGAAAATCACAGAACAGATGTCTCTTTTAGAAAAACTGAATATTTTATCAGATGCGGCGAAATACGATGTGGCATGTACATCGAGCGGAGTTGACAGGCAGAACGCTGGCAATGGAATAGGGAACTGTGCGAAGGCTGGAATTTGTCATAGTTTTTCAGCAGATGGAAGATGTATTTCATTATTGAAAATTTTGTTTACAAATGAATGTATTTATGATTGCAAATATTGCATTAACCGTTCTTCAAATGATGTGAGAAGAGCATCCTTCACTCCGGATGAAGTATGTACTCTGACAATTGAATTTTACCGCCGGAATTATATAGAAGGATTGTTTTTGAGTTCCGGAATTCTGCATAGTCCGAATTATACGATGCAATTGATTTATGAGACGCTTTATAAGTTAAGGACAGAGTTCCATTTTCAGGGATACATCCATGTAAAGGCAATTCCAGGAGCAGATCAGGAACTGATACAAAGAACAGGATTTTTGGCAGACAGGATGAGCGTGAATTTGGAGCTTCCGACAGCAGAAGGACTTAAAAAGCTTGCTCCACATAAGAATAGAAAAAATATATTAGCGCCGATGCGCCTTGTGCAGAGTAAGATGGCTGAGAATCAGAATGAGGTAGCAGTCTATCGGAATGCGCCGCGGTTTGTTCCGGCAGGACAGAGTACGCAGATGATCATCGGAGCTACTCCGGAGACGGATTTTCAGATTATCAATGTTGCAGAATCTCTTTATAAAAAGTTTGAATTGAAACGCGTGTTTTATTCTGCGTTTATCCATGTGAATGAGGATGAACATCTTCCGGCAAGAACGGGAGACGGTCCTCCATTGTTGCGGGAACATCGCTTGTATCAGGCTGATTGGCTGCTGCGATATTATGGATTTGAGGCGAAAGAATTGCTGTCTGAAAAGAACCCGAATTTCAATGTGTTGGTAGATCCAAAATGCAATTGGGCACTGGAACATCTGGAATGTTTTCCGGTGGAAGTCAATCGAGCTGATTATCATATGCTTTTGCGGGTTCCGGGAATCGGGTATAAATCTGCTGGAAGAATTGTCAAAGCAAGAAGAATGGGAACATTGGATTTTACGGATTTAAAGAAGATGGGGGTCGTGTTAAAGAGAGCGTTATATTTTCTGACCTGTAATGGAAAGATGATGTATCCGACGAAGATAGAACAAGATTATATTTTGCGCAATCTACTTCATGTAGGGGAAAAACTGCCGCTTACAGTAGAACAGATGAACTACAGACAATTGTCGTTATTTGATGATGTAAGCTTTGGGAGCGAACGGGCAAAACAAAACAGAGTGGATAAAGTTTTTAGGTAA